ggcctgtttggggagctttagattctgagaagcagctgtttggtagccaacttctaagaatctggaaaagctctgaaacccagctctccagcttctggcttcttagttcatttttcagaatatgtaactacagattctcagaagctgtggactgtttggggcagcttttgggaaaagctgcagctgggacaagctccccCAAATAGGGCCTGAGATACTCCGCTTCTAACATCTTTTCGACTTGGGCCTCACTGGACCTCAATGTAGAAACTGCTGCCTGATCTACAAGCCCTAACTGAAGTCGACGTTGGAGATGGGTTGCGAACTTCCTTCTTGCATGATCGATGGATAACCAACGAGACTTTAGCGATTTAATTCGGGCCCCTTTACACCCATGCAACTAGTCGTCAAGTTTCGGTCAAAGATGCCTTTCAACGAGGAATAACAGAAGATTTTGTTCCAAGACTATCTGAAAACAGCTAGAGCGGAAATGCAGTGTCTGCAAGTTTTGCTACAGATCGAACTTCTCCCTGCGAGATGAGCCGGACATTCGACGAAGTGGAAAATTGGGCAAGCTAACGACGAAGAAAATATACTATGATGCAAGGTTATCCCCTGGCATATCGTCACCAAACTGGGGTTTAATCTAGCAGTGCAGAGCGCCGTTGAAAGTAAAGATGTTCGCTTGGGGATCGCCTTTCCACAAAAGGAAACCTGCTGAAGAAAAAGATAGTGCAAACGTCGATTTTGCACAGGGGGAAGATTAGAGTACAACCGCAAATTCAAGATGTGCAGCTCCTCCACCAACTGAAACCAGCTCACACAGTGCCAGCGCTTCACTATCAAGTAATCCCTATATTCTAAATTAATCTAcatatatttcataggtacatcaagaccaagaaaaactaataactctctcatactatatttactctagcaacaaactcaatgcatgcaccatccccactattttctagccaatagcaaatcaagatattgcatatgGGTTATAAATATTTGTGTGCATAGATGCAtacatcaatgtccatttactccaatgcacaaataacgaatagacttaatgaatgaacataaatatgtagatcatttagaaataacctcaaaaaaaactatatgtagatcaatttggaatggagggagtattttatctGCTCTGTATGTGGGCGATCTGGAATCATCGTCATGATGTCATTTTCAAGAAATAAACCCCCTCGATTGGATCCTGCCTGCAACGTTGCATCCGCGAGGCAGCTCTCTGGGCAGAGAATCTTAAGATTGAAGACCGACATGTAGTCTCCGTTTGGAAAGAAATTTTCTCCTCCCCACTACAAACTCTAAATATGTTGTAATGAACTTTTCATCCTCTATGCAATGACAAAATTCAGGTGGGGAAGCTCTCCCCCCTGGTGATTTAGTCTAAACAAGTTTGATGGTAAATTCAACGGTGTAATAACACGACAATTTTGATCTCCTATCGCAGAGGCAGTAGGCAATTTCCCACCAACAACACAACACATGACATCTTCAGAGATTATTATTCATTTCCCACCAACAACACATGACATCTTCAGAGATTATTATTCTGGACAGACCGTCTTGCGGCAAAAGTTAGAAGACGTCAGGATTGAAGTGCCCGGGGATGGAGTTGTTCTGCTGAGCCTGCTTCAGATGCATCGTCAGCGCATAGTTGTTTATCTGCAGCATTTTTTACCCCAGTAGATTCTTCATCAGTATGTATGTTAggcagaaaaagaaagaaacttgCAAAAGGAGATAGGATTGTGGTTGCCACCTCTAGGGTCCTCAGTTGCTCCTGGTACTGCACAACAAGTTGCTTCAAACTCTGAACCTCCTGGCTCCTCTCGTCGAACTCCTTTTGGCGCTCATGTTGAATGGCGACCGCTCGCTTGAGGACAGCGTTCTCTCGCAGCACGACGGTCAATTGCTCCTTAAGCATCATATTTTCCTGTACagaaagaaaaatatgaaaGTATTCAATGTTATTGTTACTCCTAAATCATGCATTGATGCATGTTTTCTACATGCCGAATTGCTGACCAAACACTACGATGTTTTTTACACCCTAGAGAAGATAGACACACGTGTACCTTTTGCAAGTTTTGTGCTGCATCAGCTCCTGTACGCTCCACGATTGACTTCTCCAAAACTTCTAAAGCTCTTGAGGCGCGAGCACGCGCATCGCCCATGTCAGATGCATTTGTCATCTCTCTGACAAATAGCTCAACCCATTCAGAACCATTATTACCTGTCTGGCAACTATCTGCAGCAGCTGGGTGTTCATTAGCTGTACTCACACCACCATTATTAACAATACCTGCCAAGATATGCAAAATAGTTGCTGTTGTCATATATACAGTATGCTACATTTGCACAAGGGAGTGAGATGCAACCGATTCATGTGTTGTGAGAGGAAACGATAGTTTAGAATTGGCTTGGGTTTTCCTTTCTCTTTCCTTGTAATcgttctgtaaatattttattcttttaaTAATATAGTTTAACATTGCTGGACAAAGCCTGGCAGTATTTTGGTAGAAAAAATACAAAGAACTTGGGTAGTATATAGCCAGAAAATGCAACGCGAGAACTTGACAGCTTGGGGACACACTGAGAAGGAATACACAACTATTCTAAATATGGTGAATACAAAAGAATGGAAGATAGAAGATATGTGGATGCAGTCATCAGAATTTATGTCTAGTTAATCATGCACACTCCATATAACATAATTGACTGAATCGTGTGCAGTGTCTTTAATTGAACAGCGCATTACGTTGCAGAATATAAACATAAGACAGACATCAAAGAAACTGTTGCAGAATATAAACATAAGAACAGACATCAAAGAAACCAGCAAGGCTAGAGATCTCTGAATAATATTGATAGACAATTTGAAAGAGTATATCATGACCCACATGGATCATTATGATAGATTGGTACTGCGGTGTCTAAAATTTAAGTGTGACAAAAGCAAGAAGTACTAGTGCATGAGAATTATATGCACAGATCCTAGAAATAAAAAGCTTTTGGTTAAAAGCTGAACCTTCAACAGACGGATAAACTGCTGTGGGGAGCCCATTTTCAGATTTGCAACCAGTAGCTGATAAGATAGCCTCTGTAGACTCCAAGCGCAGATTGTTTAAACTCTTTATTGCTGAATCCAAATCATCTCCAGAAGCATCAAGAGCTCCTTCGAGCAACTAAAATGAATTTTCAGAAACCATGATCAGTTAGTTATATGGCATAGAGATAATACTGTGCACAAATACCTGGCATTACTACAAAGGATAAACATTACGCAGAACTAACAAAGGATACACGCATGAATTTGCCCATGCAACAATCATTTGATATAGTGTAGAAGAATATAAACACAGCTGTTCAGTGCTCATCAACCTTGCCTAGTCTCTGCAGGCAGGAAACCACAACTTTCTCGAATGAGAGAGTGTAGCTTTGCAAAACTCCAAGAAACATTACATGTAGAGATGTAATCTCTAAGGTGTACTCATAGTCATCGGCATAGTGGTGCCCATCATCCAGTACTGGAAATGATAAGCATGTATAAATTGTGCCATCAATTGATTTGATGATACCTATAGGTGGAACTGGTATGTTTTCCTTATCTAAAAGGATCTGAACACTAAATCCATAGGTAAAGGGTGGTAAACAAACACATACAGGAAAGCAGTAGATTCAATGCTATCAAAGAAAACACCAATGCAAAAAGCATCTCCCAAAGCCTCCAAGTTCGCTCCTTTTTCCTCCCCAGACCGCAGGGCAGCACAAGCGTCACAAGATCATCCAACCAAAACGCCACAAGAGCCCTAATTCTGATTGGCATGCCCTTCGTCCTTACACCTCCACAAAGGAAGTGAAAATGCCCACTTTCTGATGAAAAGGATCCAGCTTGCAGCAATCCATACACCAGAACAACAAGTTCGACCCCCACAAAACAACCCGTGAAGACCAAATGGGATCACAAATCTAAGCCATAAAGAACacgcattttttttcctcatcttAGCCCGCCCAAATTAGTCACCGGTGATCACACGCAGACCAGGAAAATTTACCCATGAATCATCGTCGCCACACCTCAACATGCACGCacccacctcacctcacctccccCAAACACGGGATCCCAATAACAAACTGCTCAGTTTCCGCCTCAAAAAATGATACCAGTATCCATCTACCACATCCTCCTTCAAAATTCgacaagaggagaaaagaaaaggacggACCTGGGGATCCATGCCCGGGAACAAGGAggagaggtggtggaggtgggcctcCCGGCGGCGGTGAGGGGAGCGGCAGGACCTCTTGGCCGGATGGTGGTGGGagtgaggagagggaggggacggcgggaggaggtcgtcggcgaaGATGGCGGAGGACCTCTTGCCACAGACTACCGCAGACATGGtgcccctcgcctcctcctcctcctcgtcctcctcgcgctgccgctcgccgccgacgccgtcctactccccgcctccgccgcccatccccttccttcccccgccgccgatccgccgccgccgccgcgtcccctcCTCTCGATGGGATTGGGTTGGGTTGGTGGGTGGGTTTGGgctcgaggcggaggcggatcgcggaggcggaggcggaggcggagctcgcgATCGTTTAACGACGGTAACTTGGACCGATCGCGCTGTCCCCCATTGATTACGTCggcttttttcctttttttttttctttcttttctttctttctctctacTGATACTACTGTGATGAGGCGTGAACGCGCTACGCGCCCGgtgccgacaggtgggcccagatGGAGTGCtaccttttttgtttttttttttgcgtgggCCGGGTGGGCGCTTTTTCTTGCCGTCGTGGACTCGTGCCGCGGAGGGGCGATTCCCATCTTCCACGCGCTCCGGTTCGATGTGGGTGCCGTGTCAATGGTGAAAAGACCATGTGACTTGAACTAAATTACATTCACAACTCGTAATAAAgttctaaaagtaaaaaaaaaaaaactcgcatctCCAGCAATGTGACCCTATAATAATTACATTCACAACTCGTGTAGttctttaagaaaaaaagtttCCCCGGCAATATAACTCCTATATAggctttttatttttacatggGTTTGATACCGCGGTGAAAGGGATGAGGTGTCTCGGTATCAGCATGTCCTACAGAGAAAACGTTGTCTCGGGAAGAGACTAGGAGGTCCAAGAGACAAGCACAATAGGATAGTcttaaaagagaagatgagAATAGGTAAGTGGAACCTGAAGATATGACATCACGAGAAAAACGGTGGTATGGTCAGCGAAGATTGCTCGGTATGACGACGATGTGGCCGAACGATGTCAACCGCCCCCACCACCGGCCAGTCAAGGCTGCATGTTGCAGTGGACAATAAAATTTGACACCAATAAACAGATCGGATTTGGACACTGAGAGGTAGATCTGCAAAGAGCG
The Oryza sativa Japonica Group chromosome 6, ASM3414082v1 DNA segment above includes these coding regions:
- the LOC4341635 gene encoding uncharacterized protein — its product is MSAVVCGKRSSAIFADDLLPPSPPSPHSHHHPAKRSCRSPHRRREAHLHHLSSLFPGMDPQLLEGALDASGDDLDSAIKSLNNLRLESTEAILSATGCKSENGLPTAVYPSVEGIVNNGGVSTANEHPAAADSCQTGNNGSEWVELFVREMTNASDMGDARARASRALEVLEKSIVERTGADAAQNLQKENMMLKEQLTVVLRENAVLKRAVAIQHERQKEFDERSQEVQSLKQLVVQYQEQLRTLEINNYALTMHLKQAQQNNSIPGHFNPDVF